A window of Nomascus leucogenys isolate Asia chromosome 19, Asia_NLE_v1, whole genome shotgun sequence genomic DNA:
cttttaatgtttaatttttattttttgagacagggtcttgctctgtcacccctgctggagtgcagtgatgcaatcatgacTCAATgcgacctcaaactcctgggttcaagggatcttcctgcctcaggctcctcaacatctaggactacaggcatgccaccatgcccagctaactattttatttttaggagagacagggtttcactatgttgcccaggctggtctcgaactcctggcctcaactgatcctcctgccttagcctcccaaagtgctgagattacaggcttgagctactgcaCCGAGccttataaacttttaaatgcaAAGTTCCATgtaaaataaacaaggaaacaaataaatacatcttCCTCAGGCATTTGGTCCCtccatccttctctccctctctccaggcCAGATCCCACCCTCCATACCCCACATCCACGGGAGACCTGTGTCCTGCTTCCAGGTGCCGATTGGAACCCCCAGACCCATGGGAAAATCACTGCAGACAGTTGATCATGGCAGATTCCATGTGATGCGCAAGGGATCTCTGGGCTGAGCCTGTCAGAAAGGAACTAGGGGAGGAAGATgttgtttaaagaaataagagGTGACAAGTTCAGTGGAGAGAAGGCCCTGTTGCCAGGACAGCCACTCCACAGAGGTACACTTCTGAAGATGACTCGGTGGCCTCTGTGGATTCCGGGGGCAGGACTGTGGGGCATGCTCAAGATCTGGGAGGATTCCGGCCATGGAGagtccctctcccctccacaATGTTTAGATTGAATGGGAACAAAGTGGCTCCACTGAACACCCATGAAATCTTAAGACGTTGCCTACTCCATGGATTTCTCTTGGTCATGAGTGAAAAGCAGGTTGGTGAGTGAACACCTTCCCTGAGGCCCTTCAGTCCTCTACCCCTGCCCAGGGGATGGATGAGCAGACGTGAACAAAGGTGGGATCTTCAGGAACAAGGAGAGGGtacaggaagagagaggggacTTTAGAGAGGGCCCTTCGACTGTGTAGGCAGGCTGGGCTTCCAGCTGCAGGAGGCAGCTTAACATGAGAGGGAGCCTCGCCTGGGGACGTGGCACTAAgaagccacttaggaggctgctTAGGACGAGTCCCCTAAGCAGCCTCTGCACCCTCCATGTGCCCTGATGAATTCACACAGTAAACTCTCCCACATACCCTCGTGTGCCAGTGTGCAGAGAAGGGGTCCTGGTTCCACCCTGCTTTGTTCCTTTAGGTTTCCTGGAGGCCCAGCAGGGCCTGGAGGGGCCTGTGCTTTCTCAGCCTTTCCCACTTCCGCAATGTGCTGGATACATGAGATCATGGTCTAATGTGACTAGAGCAAGCGACCAGAGGACATTGGCTTGTAGAACGATGCAGAAATGGAGACAGACACTTAGAAAGGTGAGCATCACTTTCAGAAAATGCATTGTGAAGTGCTGCAAATACATCACATGCTGAGAGAATTCAGAAGACAGGGCAGAGTCCCTGGAGTTGGGGAGGAGGTGAGATCAGAGCTGCACTTTGGGGAATACGAAGGGTTGGAAGAATGAGCTTTTGACTTAAAagccagaggctgggcatggtggggggttcGGGGAAAGTGGGGGCAAGAGGTGTGGGGGGACAAGTAGCCTGGAGGAGGCAAGGCTGCCCAGGAGAAGGTAACAGGAAATGAGGTTAGAAGCCTGATCAGGCCTCTGGAAGAGAGGCCGGGAGTGCCTTCCCCGTCCCCACCCTACCTCCAGGGAGGTCCTCTCCAGAGCCGTCTGCGGGGGCTCATTGGAACACAGACTTCGGGCTACTGAGGCAGGAACTTGGGTGGGTCATGGACTCCGTATTTTCACAGGCTCCGCAGGCAACTTTACACTCAGTAATGTCTGAGCACCACTCTCGAAAGAGTGGGAACATTGACTTTGGAgttaattttgaatttaaatcGGGACTTCTTTCAATGCTTCACTTTGGCCACGCCTCCCTCCGTCTAGTAAAATGGGACAGAGCAACGAGACCCAACTTTCTGGGTGGTGGCGAGCATTAGAGTTGAAGATGTCTGTTCCCCGGGGAGAGGAGGGTTCCCTCCTCCCAGCACcgccccacccccaactcccgcTCTCCACGCCCTTACCTGGATAAAGACTTGGAGCGCGGTGCGGCTCACCAGCACCGTGCACACTCGGGAGGCGGGCTCCGGCTCCCCGTCCGCCGTCTCCAGTTCGTGCTTCTGTCCCATGATGACGGCCATGGGCAGGGCGAGGCCAAGCGAGGTGGCCCACAAGAGTGCCACCAGCCGCCGGGTCCGGCGCGGCGTCAGCAGGCTGCGGGCACGCAGAGGCTGGCACACGGCTAGGCAGCGCTCGGCGCTCAGGCCTGCCACGCTCAGCACCGTGGCGTAGGCGCACAGCTCGCGCACGAAGTAGTAGCCGCGGCAGCCCAGGTCGCCGAAGACCCAGGGGTAGTGGAACCACACGAAACTGTAGAGCTCCACCGGCACGCCgactagcagcagcagcaggcccGCGAGCGCCAGGCTGAGCACGTGGTAGCGCAGGCGCCCCGCGCGCCCGGCCCGCGCCTTCAGCACCACGTGCACGGACAGCGCATTGCCCGCCGCGCCCAGCGCCCAGATGAGTGCGTAAAGCGCGGTGAACAGCACCTTGGCCCAGAGGCGCGTGTCCACGCCCAGCCGGGCGTCCAGGCTCAGCACCGGGTTGGAGCTGGGCCGCGGGGGCCGCGGGCTGCTGGTCTCCATCCCGCTCCCGCGGCCGGCGCTCCCTCCCTCTCACTGCCCAGAGTCTGGGCGAGCTGCCTGGTTAGTGAGCACCTCCTCTTCTCTGGGAATCTCTAGAACTGGGAGGACACGCCTCCGAAAGGGTGTCTCTGAGCCAACGTGAGACCGCGAGTGCCAGCCCGTTAGCGTCGGTCACACGTCTGGGTTCAGTCCGACCCAGGGAAGCCCGTGCTGGTGCAAAGGGGGTTCCTTTGGGGGCTGATAATCACAAGTTGGGCCGGACTCCACCACTTTCGAACTTTGTGATCTTGGGGAAgttttttaacctctctgaatctggTTTTGCAACTTTATTATCGACACTGCAGAATTTCTGGGAAGATGAAATGAGCGAATGTGTGTGGAAGCTTCTACCTGCAGCATAAATAGACATGGTGCTTTCGTCTTGCGCCTTGGCCCTGGtgttgctttgtgtgtgtgtgcagctcGGGAGAGGTCTTGGGAAAGACTGTCCCAGCACTTCAgcattttgttattgttcttgCTAAAGGGCTGTTTCAATGCCATCTTAAGAGCCCCAGGAAGCTCCTTTGTCACTGAGAATACATCCTCATGGTGCCACACTTTCCCAGTCCTTTGAGAGTGTCATTCTCATGGAGCTAGGGGATGAAGTGAGAAGTGTTTTTAGCATGTTTTAAAACCTTTCACTTTTCTAAATTCATGCAAAACACCAGAACTTTACAGCCGAAAAGCCCAGAGGCCTTCTCATCTCATCCTAGACCGCTGGTATTTGCTGGGGGGCAGACTTGAAATTGGAACCCAGGGATCCTGACTTTTTTGTCTTCAGCAAAGTTATTATGGCCCGGTGATAATCAGTTTAATCTTCCATGTGGTCATATAACCATATCTACATTGGAATTGAGATTATGTAAATATACTTTTACTCTGCAcaataaatttattgaaattataagcatttattgaatggcGAGAATCACTAACAACCAAGGCTGTTCTTAGGAGTGTGACTGTGTTTTTGCACAGGGTCCCAAGCTTGAAAAGGCCTTGTCCTGAGACAAATGCTGTTGTCATCTGGGAATGCTgcataatttttgaacaaggaatCCTGCGATTTCATTTTGTATAGAGTCTTGCAAATTATGTGGCCAGTTGTAACTACAAATGAGAATATCCCACCAGGAAAGTCAATTGAGCAGACGCGGTTAGACTTATATTTAGTCTGATGTGTTTTGCAGTTgaggaacaaagaaaggaagagggcTTTCTTTGTCagaatgtgtgatttttttaatagtttacaACTCCTTCCTAATTGgtattttgaagttttaattgcatttattttgagacagagtattgctgtgttgcccaggctggagtgcagtggcaccatttctgctcacggcaacctctgccttgagggttcaagcgattctcgtgtctcagccattcgagtagctgggattacaggtgtataccaccatgactggcttttttaaaaaattatttttggtagagacagggtttcaccatgttggccaggctggtctcaaactcctggcctcaagcaatccacctgcctcggcctcccaaagtgctgagattacaagtgtgagccactgtgcctggccttgaagttttaattttaaaagaaaggtcGTGTCCACTTAATTTCTTGTGATCTCAAGGAAATTAAGAGATGAATCAAGGCTGTAAAACAATAGGAGAGATGATGAAATTGCTGGGCAGTGCTCATTTCTCTGAAatcatttagaataatttttatacagTATCTCACAGGTTTAAAAGCTTTTAATGAGTTATAAACTGCTACAGATCCAACTGTTTTTTCTATATAGAAGTCTAAGTATATGATGTGAAAtctgagacaaaataaaaatgtttgtcaCGACCACTGCCCCGCTCTGTCCCTGTTTCAGCTCTGATTGTGTTCTACCCGAAGACTCCTCGGAGGAGAGAGGGAAGCCCATGTGAACAGGCAGCAGAGAAGTTTGTGTATAATATATGATGTTTGGGGTtgagaaattatttcagaataatttctttaatatcAAGCAATATATGCCTTTCCTGTCTGCTTCCTCTTTTCTATTACTGTAAGCGATGGAGTGTATCGTGCTTCTCCTTTTGCTTTTGTGCCAGCAActcaaaattaaatgtaatatttacCCTGGTATCCTAAAGgttaacatttttgctttttcttcttcaccTGCCTAAAATCACTTCTGCTGCTTATTGAAGTACAATGGTCATTTCAAAGGAAAGCATTTGTGCACTTGTCCGAGTCACAAGATGAACTTGCTGCTTTTTCCTTGGAacattatttttacttgaaaatatgaCTGCCAAACTATGGTTATTTAGGCCTGAGTATTTGgcagatattttcttaaaaatgaatgagGTAAGCCTGGCACTCAGGGAAAATAACAGAACGTATTTTGGTAAATAAATTTACAACATTTGAGCTTGCAGAAAGAAATTTTGGGCCATAGTATTTGCCATTATGAACTTGCAGTTTCCCAACATCCAAAGACTTTACTAATGATATCAATGGTGATATTAGataatgtgatttttgtataatgaAATGTATCAACAGTTGGATGATCTGCATGGCTACTAGGTGAACTGGTATTTTGCAAATAACCAATGTATGAGGGTATAAAATTGTGCATGAGTAAAAGACCCATTCAAAAGGGAAAGTAGACCAATGGATTTTAATTTAACTGATTATGAAAAATTCATCAGTATAGTTTCAGTTTCCATATTGTAACAACCTTTAAGAAGCCACTACTTGTCAAATTTGGTGTAATATCAGAGAAGAATATCCACAAGTATCtgaaagattattaaaatatccCCCCTCTTTTTCAATTATATGTCTGTGTGAAATTGACTTTTCTTTATATACAAATTGACTTTCCTTTATACACAAATTGACTTTTCGTCATATAAGTCAACCAGTGCATAATATTGGAACAGATTGAACGCAGAAGCAGGGAATCAGGTGTCTTCAGTTCAGCCAGACATTAATGAGATTTGCAAAAAATATGAAGCAATataatgcaattttttaaaatttggaaacatggttttttacttttatttttattttttttttgagacagagttcattcttggtgcccaggctggagagcaatggcatgatctcagctcaccgcaacctccgccttctgggttcaagcacttctcctgcctcagcctcccgagtagctgggattacaggcatgcaccaccactcccagctaattttgtatttttagtagagatgaggtttctccatgttgatcaggctggtcttgaactcctgacctcaggtgatccacccccgcCTCGGGCCTCCCACAAAAATGCCTGGGGAATTAACGAGGCCGTGAGCACCATGGCCCATGCCCGGAGCATTTTtcatctgagtagctgggacaggcgcCAGccgtatttttgtattttatagagtTCACGTGGTCttgatttatttctaattaaaactGGCAATATGTTTTAGCATGTAatgggtttattattttttaatgaattaaaaatatatacttaaaaaattctcagttttaattttaaaaagtataacatTTTTGTCTCAGGACccttttatactcttaaaaatgaCTGATGACCCCAGAGAACTTTTGTTTACATGGGTTATTTCTATCAATATTTACagtattaaaagtaaaacaaaactaaaactaaaaaatttgaaaactgtgAGATTAAACTTCAGTTTTCACATCAAGTTTAAGGATTCCATATGGATGAATGTTAAACACATTTTTTGAACCAAATAACCAGTACCAATacattcttaactttttaatgGGTGTATTAgcttgttttcatgctgctgataaagacatacctgagactgggtaatttatgacatagaaaagaagtttaatggactcacagttccacatggctggggaaaccacacaatcatggtggaagagcaaaggatgtcttacatggcagcagacaagagagaatgagagccaagtgaaaggggaaacccgttataaaaccatcagaactcctgagatgtattcactaccacgagaacagtatgggggaaatgaCCGCCAtgtttcaattatctcccaccaggtccctcccacaacacatgggaattatgggagctacaattcaagatgagatttgggtggggacacagccaaactatgtcAATGGGTTTCATGTAGCTCAATAAGGCCTGTAGGGAAAAGGTAGGTTTCTGCTTCTCTTTGGAAGAATCCTCCAAgtgcttagcctcccaaggtcTAGGTTGGTGTGACACTGGGCTTGCAGTCAGAAGAGGCAAGGACAGGTCTTGGCTCCTGCTGCTCATTTGTCTTATGGCTTGTCCAAGTCACGCAGCTTTTCTCAGCCTTGGTTTACTCATCTGAAATGGAGGGTGATAAGACTAATATCTGTTTTTCATACCTCATTGAGTTAGAGCAATGAGCAGATAAGAATCACAGGGAttgctgtaatcctagcactttgggaggccaaggcaggcggatcacctgaagtcaggagttcgagaccaggctggccaatatggcaaaaccctgtctctactaaaaaatacaaaaattagccaggcacggtggtgcacacctgtaatcccagctactcgggaggctgaggcacaagaatcacttgaacccgggaggcagaggtttcggtgagccaagatcacgtcactcactccagtctgggcgacagggtgagactctgtcaaaaaaaaaaaaaaattcacagggaCTGAAGCTCCTTGGCTGTTACTTACTTCAGGGAGTTAAACCTTTAATGCCTACACAGGAGGGAAGCCCAAAGATAAAGGGGACAGTCTCTGGTCTTTCATGTGTGGCACTGTTGGGGGTGGCTACGTTTTCCAGAGGGAGCATCAAAGACATGTATTGATGCCTTCTCAGGACAGCTCTAGGTAAGCATTCTCTATTATTTAGAAAGAGgagaattttctttgtattttctgcaagTGGGTGTCTCCAGACAGGTCAGGGGAGTACTGGAAAACGCAGTGAATGTGGAAATGAGGGAATTCAGCACCATCGAATTGCCTAGGGGGTCCCCTCAACAGGCGTGTGCAAAAGGCTGAGAATTTCTGTCTTCACCAGGGGATCGGGGCACAATGACTGCTCTGCTCCCTGTTTGTAAATCTCATTCATGGTCACAGGAACTTGAAGCCCTTCACAGAGAGTATATCCATGCACAGATGCTCTGGGCCTGGCTCTTGCTTCTACAATACTCATCAGAGCCTGATGTTGCCTCTGAATAAGAATAAAACATCATTTGTGTTTGCACTGATTTCAGCCTGTATTGGAAGATTGACCCTTGATATTTTCCACTTTGCAGAATCAAAGTCTTGGCTTTCCTGTTCAACTGCTGAGCAGGCAGCTACCTTCGTCTGTTTCTAATTTAGCAGCGAATAATTAGAACTACTCAGTCATTAGACTCTAACAGGTGTGGGAAGTTATGGAGAGCAGCAGTTCTGAGTCCAGGGATGTGAGAGCTGCTCTATTTTGAGCAATAGAGTCAGGTATTACAAGGCTTTCTGGCTGGCCAGGGGGTGTCTGGGGCCAGGACTCCGGGTTTCCTATTTGCTTTGTGTGCTCTGGGTCCTGGCCTTCTTGTATTTTGCATGCAAGCTTTCATTAAAATAACCTGTTCTATGGATTGAGTTGTGTCCCCCAAATTAGTATGTTAAAGCCCAAACtcccagtgtgactgtatttggagtaagggagtaattaaggttaaatgatgttgtaagggtggggccctgatcCCATAGGATTAGTGTTCTTAAAGAGGAGACACCAGAGagcattctcttcctcctctgtcccctcttcaccatgtgaagacatggtGAGGAGTCAGCCCCAGAAAGAGGGCCCTCCGCAGCACCCCACCATGCCAGCACCTTGCccctggacttccagcctctagtacagtgagaaaataaattcctgttgttaaccagtctatggtattttgttatggcagcctgaactgCCTTTGACAGTTTCTAATCCCTATGCAGCTTTTAGTCTGATGCCAACATGTGGACTGGAGAGAGTATTTAAAAATGCagaggtaggccgggcgcggtggctcacgcttgtaatcccagcactttgggaggccgaggcgggcggatcacgaggtcaggagatcgagaccatggtgaaaccccgtctctactaaaaatatatatataaaaaaaattagccgggcgtggtggcaggcgcctgtagtcccagctactcggagaggctgaggcaggagaatggcgtgaacccgggacacggggcttgcagtgagccgagatcgcgccactgcactccagcctgggtgacagagcgagactccgtctcaaaaaaaaaataaaaaaataataaaaataaaaaaaataaataaaaatgcagaggTAATTCCCTCTTTTCCTCACTCCAGGATTCAGTCACAGGAGGATTTTCTGACTCAGAGAAGCAGAGTTTACCTTCATAGGAACAACAgagatgcgtgtgtgtgtgtgtcagagagaaagagagagcgtTCTCGATGAGCTCTGGCCTCCACAGAGCTTGGCTGGTGGTGGAAGGTGAGTGAAAGGAGAGAGAGTT
This region includes:
- the NTSR2 gene encoding LOW QUALITY PROTEIN: neurotensin receptor type 2 (The sequence of the model RefSeq protein was modified relative to this genomic sequence to represent the inferred CDS: deleted 1 base in 1 codon), with protein sequence METSSPRPPRPSSNPVLSLDARLGVDTRLWAKVLFTALYALIWALGAAGNALSVHVVLKARAGRAGRLRYHVLSLALAGLLLLLVGVPVELYSFVWFHYPWVFGDLGCRGYYFVRELCAYATVLSVAGLSAERCLAVCQPLRARSLLTPRRTRRLVALLWATSLGLALPMAVIMGQKHELETADGEPEPASRVCTVLVSRTALQVFIQVNVLVSFVLPLALTAFLNGVTVSHLLALCSQVPSTSTPGSCTPSRLELLSEEGLLSFIVWKKTFIQGGQVSLVRHKDVRRIRSLQRSVQVLRAIMVMYVICWLPYHARRLMYCYVPDDAWTDPLYNFYHYFYMVTNTLFYVSSTVTPLLYNAVSSSFRKHFLEDISSLCGEQHPMERLPPKPRSPTLMDTASGFGDPPETRT